In Synechococcus sp. KORDI-52, one genomic interval encodes:
- a CDS encoding peroxiredoxin translates to MALGIGDRLPSFSLEDQNGDLRTPASVKGRWLVLFFYPKDDTPGCTAEACSFRDNAESFAALDAEVWGISGDDAVSHRRFATRHNLTFPLLCDRNNALRREMGVPKALGLLPGRVTYIVDGEGVIRHSFSNLLDGPAHVREAQQVLNQLRG, encoded by the coding sequence ATGGCCCTTGGGATCGGCGATCGGCTCCCCTCCTTCAGCCTGGAAGATCAGAACGGTGACCTTCGCACTCCCGCCTCGGTGAAGGGCCGCTGGTTGGTGCTGTTTTTTTATCCCAAGGACGACACGCCCGGGTGCACGGCTGAAGCCTGCAGCTTCCGCGACAACGCGGAGAGCTTTGCCGCCCTCGATGCAGAGGTCTGGGGCATCAGCGGTGATGACGCCGTCAGCCACCGCCGTTTCGCCACCCGCCACAACCTCACGTTTCCGCTGCTGTGCGACCGCAACAACGCCCTGCGCCGTGAGATGGGTGTGCCCAAAGCTCTTGGTCTTCTACCCGGCCGCGTCACCTACATCGTTGACGGGGAGGGGGTGATCCGTCACAGCTTCAGCAACTTGTTGGATGGCCCGGCCCACGTGCGGGAAGCACAGCAGGTGCTGAATCAGCTGCGCGGTTGA
- a CDS encoding DUF1350 family protein, whose amino-acid sequence MAHWRQLGAIWQLRPAEPTGLIEFIGGSYLAATPQISYRRLLDDLAADGLAVHAWAYVPGFDHQRQARDAWSDFRSARRQLEERCGALAAPLRLGHSLGCKLHLLAPDGGRGSRALVALSFNNFNADRSIPLLGELAPRLGVETEFSPSPTETLRLISRHYQQERNLVVRFGRDELDQSSDLIQALRARPSDASSTLDLPGDHLTPASAGLRRSFLGDWADDPKRVAVIRQLSRTIGQAIKP is encoded by the coding sequence ATGGCCCACTGGCGTCAACTGGGTGCGATCTGGCAACTGCGGCCGGCAGAACCAACGGGATTGATCGAATTCATCGGCGGCAGCTATCTGGCGGCAACACCCCAGATCAGCTACCGCAGGCTGCTGGACGATCTGGCGGCGGACGGGTTGGCCGTGCATGCCTGGGCCTATGTGCCTGGGTTCGATCATCAACGCCAGGCCCGGGATGCCTGGAGCGACTTCCGCTCAGCGCGTCGCCAACTTGAGGAGCGCTGCGGAGCCCTTGCAGCTCCGCTGCGGCTTGGCCACAGCCTGGGATGCAAGCTTCACCTGCTGGCCCCCGATGGGGGTCGCGGCAGCAGGGCCCTGGTGGCCCTGAGCTTCAACAACTTCAACGCCGACCGTTCGATTCCCCTGCTGGGTGAACTGGCACCCCGGCTCGGGGTGGAAACCGAGTTCAGCCCCAGTCCCACCGAAACGCTTCGCTTGATCAGCCGCCACTACCAACAGGAGCGGAACCTGGTGGTGCGCTTCGGGCGCGATGAGCTGGATCAAAGCAGCGATCTGATCCAGGCCCTGAGAGCACGTCCATCTGATGCCAGCTCAACCCTGGACCTGCCCGGCGATCACCTCACCCCAGCCAGTGCCGGCCTGCGGCGCAGCTTTCTCGGAGACTGGGCGGATGACCCCAAGCGGGTGGCGGTCATCCGTCAGCTGAGCCGAACCATCGGCCAGGCGATCAAGCCCTGA
- the acs gene encoding acetate--CoA ligase, producing MTDANTTIESVLQEQRVFEPPADTSAKARIGSLEAYRAMADAAKADPDAFWGEAACRELHWFEPFHTVLDWSNPPFARWFEGGTTNLSYNCLDRHLDGPTAQKTALIWEGEPGDVRRFTYQDLHAEVCKAANGLKAMGIGKGDLVALYMPMVPEAAIAMLACARVGAPHSVVFGGFSAEALRDRLNDGDVKAVITADGGFRKDKPVSLKPAVDAALANGACPSVTGVLVVQRTKQEVEMVAGRDQWWHDLVEGQSADCPAEPMASEDRLFVLYTSGSTGKPKGVVHTTAGYNLWAHLTFQWIFDIRDEDVFWCTADVGWITGHSYIVYGPLSNGATTVMYEGAPRPSNPGAFWELIQKHEISIFYTAPTAIRAFMKSGRSVPDQFDMSSLRLLGTVGEPINPEAWMWYREVIGGNRCPIVDTWWQTETGGVMISPLPGATPTKPGSATLPLPGIQADIIDAEGNSCGADEGGYLAVRAPWPGMMRTVHGNPQRFRESYWEHIRPADGSYLYFAGDGARRDADGYFWVMGRVDDVINVSGHRLGTMEIESALVSHPAVAEAAVVGRPDELKGEGIVAFVTLEAGREGDDDLVKELRAHVGTEIGPIARPDEIRCSDALPKTRSGKIMRRILRALAAGQEVSGDTSTLEDRSVLDRLRA from the coding sequence GTGACCGACGCCAACACCACCATCGAAAGCGTGCTGCAGGAGCAGCGGGTGTTCGAGCCGCCAGCAGACACCTCCGCCAAGGCCCGCATCGGCAGCCTCGAGGCCTACCGGGCCATGGCCGATGCCGCCAAAGCCGATCCTGATGCGTTCTGGGGTGAGGCCGCTTGCCGAGAACTGCACTGGTTCGAGCCCTTCCACACCGTGCTCGATTGGTCCAATCCACCGTTCGCGCGCTGGTTTGAGGGAGGGACCACGAACCTCTCCTACAACTGCCTGGATCGCCATCTCGACGGGCCGACGGCGCAGAAAACAGCATTGATCTGGGAAGGCGAACCGGGGGATGTGCGTCGGTTCACTTATCAGGACCTGCATGCCGAGGTGTGCAAAGCCGCCAATGGCCTCAAGGCCATGGGCATCGGCAAGGGTGACCTGGTGGCGCTCTACATGCCGATGGTGCCGGAGGCGGCGATCGCCATGCTCGCCTGTGCGCGCGTCGGTGCGCCCCATTCGGTGGTGTTCGGTGGCTTTTCCGCGGAAGCCCTTCGCGACCGTCTCAATGACGGCGACGTGAAAGCGGTGATCACCGCGGATGGCGGCTTCCGCAAGGACAAGCCGGTGTCGCTCAAGCCCGCGGTGGATGCGGCGCTGGCCAATGGCGCCTGCCCCTCGGTGACCGGCGTGCTTGTGGTGCAGCGCACCAAGCAGGAGGTGGAGATGGTTGCCGGCCGTGATCAGTGGTGGCATGACCTGGTGGAGGGTCAGAGTGCCGACTGCCCTGCTGAGCCGATGGCCAGCGAGGACCGCCTCTTTGTTCTCTACACCTCCGGCTCCACCGGCAAACCCAAGGGCGTGGTGCACACCACCGCCGGTTACAACCTCTGGGCCCACCTCACCTTCCAGTGGATCTTCGACATCCGGGATGAGGATGTCTTCTGGTGTACGGCAGACGTGGGTTGGATCACCGGCCACAGCTACATCGTCTACGGCCCGTTATCGAATGGCGCAACGACGGTGATGTACGAGGGGGCACCCCGACCGTCCAATCCCGGGGCCTTCTGGGAGTTGATCCAGAAACACGAGATCTCGATCTTCTACACGGCTCCCACCGCCATCCGGGCGTTCATGAAGAGCGGTCGCTCCGTGCCGGATCAGTTCGACATGAGCAGCCTCCGCCTGCTCGGCACCGTTGGCGAACCGATCAATCCGGAGGCTTGGATGTGGTATCGCGAGGTGATTGGAGGCAACCGCTGCCCCATTGTCGACACCTGGTGGCAGACCGAAACCGGTGGAGTGATGATCAGCCCCCTGCCGGGGGCAACGCCCACCAAGCCCGGCTCCGCCACCCTGCCCCTGCCAGGCATCCAGGCCGACATCATCGATGCAGAGGGCAACAGCTGTGGTGCCGATGAAGGCGGGTACCTGGCGGTGCGTGCCCCCTGGCCCGGAATGATGCGCACGGTGCACGGCAATCCCCAACGTTTCCGCGAGAGCTACTGGGAGCACATCCGGCCTGCCGATGGGTCCTACCTCTATTTCGCTGGAGATGGTGCCCGGCGAGATGCCGATGGCTACTTCTGGGTCATGGGTCGCGTCGATGACGTGATCAACGTCTCGGGCCACCGTCTCGGCACGATGGAGATCGAATCAGCTTTGGTGAGTCACCCCGCGGTGGCGGAGGCGGCTGTCGTGGGTCGGCCCGATGAACTCAAGGGTGAAGGCATCGTGGCCTTCGTCACCCTGGAGGCCGGCCGTGAGGGCGATGACGACTTGGTGAAGGAGTTGCGGGCCCACGTGGGAACGGAAATCGGTCCGATTGCCCGGCCGGATGAAATCCGTTGCAGTGATGCCCTGCCCAAGACCCGCAGCGGCAAGATCATGCGCCGAATTTTGCGGGCCCTGGCGGCGGGTCAGGAGGTCAGTGGCGACACCAGCACCCTGGAGGACCGCTCCGTTCTGGATCGCCTCAGGGCTTGA
- a CDS encoding HAD family phosphatase, with the protein MKLPPAACLFDLDGLLLDTEPLHGRGWWEAAAHFGTQLSENQLMQLKGRRRLDCATQVDAWLEKPVGPNALLEVQQPIVRALLPHASAMPAAQELVAQCHNRGIPMALVTSSSSDAVAFKAAPHPWLEQIQERVYGDDPELEAGKPDPAPFRLAAQRLGLQPKDCWALEDSQAGCQSARRAGCQVWLVSAQGSEHPDFAANPCEINSLGVVLDLLC; encoded by the coding sequence ATGAAACTGCCACCTGCCGCCTGCCTGTTCGATCTGGATGGGCTGCTGCTCGACACCGAGCCGCTGCATGGCCGGGGTTGGTGGGAAGCCGCGGCCCACTTCGGTACCCAGCTGAGCGAGAACCAGTTGATGCAGTTGAAGGGCCGCCGCCGGCTCGACTGTGCGACCCAGGTGGATGCATGGCTGGAGAAACCGGTGGGCCCCAATGCCCTGTTGGAGGTGCAGCAGCCGATCGTTCGTGCCCTGCTCCCCCATGCGAGCGCGATGCCCGCAGCGCAGGAACTGGTGGCGCAATGCCACAACCGGGGCATCCCCATGGCGCTGGTCACCAGCAGCAGCAGCGACGCCGTTGCCTTCAAAGCAGCCCCCCATCCCTGGCTTGAGCAGATCCAGGAACGGGTCTACGGCGACGACCCTGAGCTTGAGGCAGGCAAACCTGACCCCGCCCCCTTTCGGCTTGCTGCCCAACGCTTGGGGCTCCAGCCCAAAGACTGCTGGGCACTTGAGGATTCCCAGGCCGGGTGCCAATCAGCCCGTAGGGCCGGTTGTCAGGTCTGGCTGGTGAGCGCCCAGGGATCGGAACATCCAGACTTCGCTGCCAACCCCTGTGAAATCAATAGCCTGGGAGTTGTATTGGATCTGTTGTGTTGA
- the sds gene encoding solanesyl diphosphate synthase produces the protein MSTVTELLQPVETDLETLLGDLRSLIGAGHPILQAAAEHLFSAGGKRIRPGIVLLLSRALSAQGELSPRHRRLAEITEMIHTASLVHDDVVDEASTRRGVDTVHSRFDARVAVLAGDFLFAQASWHLANLDDLDVVKLLSRVIMDLADGEVKQGLYRFDTAQTFETYLEKSYCKTASLIANSCRAAGVLSGCSPSQLDSLYQFGRQLGLAFQVVDDILDFTGNDQQLGKPAASDLASGYLTAPTFYALEEHSSLQPLIDRQFSESGDLDKALEMVRGSKAIERTRELAETFARESRESIAWLPESAAQRALMDLPDFVLSRLY, from the coding sequence ATGAGCACCGTTACCGAGCTACTCCAACCGGTAGAGACAGACCTTGAAACCCTGCTCGGAGATCTGCGCAGCCTGATCGGCGCAGGTCATCCCATCCTCCAGGCCGCCGCTGAACACCTGTTCAGTGCCGGCGGCAAGCGAATAAGACCGGGCATTGTGCTGCTGCTGTCGCGGGCCCTCTCCGCGCAGGGAGAGCTCTCGCCCCGCCATCGCCGCCTGGCCGAGATCACAGAGATGATCCACACGGCCTCGCTCGTTCACGACGATGTGGTGGATGAGGCTTCAACCCGGCGCGGTGTGGATACGGTCCATAGCCGCTTTGATGCTCGCGTCGCTGTGCTTGCTGGCGACTTCCTTTTCGCCCAGGCCAGCTGGCACCTCGCCAACCTTGATGACCTCGATGTGGTCAAGCTGCTCAGCCGCGTGATCATGGATCTCGCCGATGGTGAGGTCAAACAGGGTCTGTATCGTTTCGACACAGCCCAGACTTTTGAGACCTATCTCGAAAAAAGTTATTGCAAGACGGCTTCCCTGATCGCCAACAGCTGCCGCGCCGCTGGGGTGCTCAGTGGTTGCTCTCCATCCCAGCTCGACAGCCTTTATCAATTTGGCCGTCAGTTGGGCCTGGCCTTCCAGGTTGTTGACGACATCCTTGACTTCACCGGCAACGATCAGCAGCTCGGCAAGCCTGCTGCCAGCGATCTCGCCAGCGGTTACCTCACTGCCCCCACCTTCTATGCCCTTGAGGAGCATTCTTCGTTGCAGCCGTTGATCGATCGCCAGTTCTCCGAGTCCGGTGATCTGGACAAGGCGCTGGAGATGGTGCGGGGCTCCAAGGCGATTGAACGCACCCGCGAGTTGGCGGAAACCTTTGCCCGCGAATCCCGTGAATCGATCGCCTGGCTGCCGGAGTCTGCGGCGCAACGCGCCTTGATGGACTTGCCGGACTTTGTCCTCAGCCGTCTGTACTGA
- the murI gene encoding glutamate racemase, giving the protein MTQQLLGFFDSGLGGLTVLRRVLERHGAVPCVYLGDTARVPYGNRQPDEIRRIAAEVVGWLRDQHVSTVVMACNTTNALARDVAEGQAGAAVIGLIGAAAAMVETRRVGVLATPATVASSAYRASIEALHPGSVVIEQACPAFVPLIEAGDMNSDDLRRAAQAYLEPLLAASVDSIVLGCTHYPLLVPLLRQLLPESVLIIDPAIGVARQLDAVLGPPETIDSIPCSLSLESCRFCVTADPDGFAMRATPWLGQRPAVSLQLLQD; this is encoded by the coding sequence ATGACGCAGCAACTGCTGGGATTCTTCGACAGCGGCCTGGGTGGTTTGACGGTTCTCCGACGGGTGCTCGAACGCCACGGTGCTGTTCCCTGTGTGTACCTCGGTGACACGGCCCGGGTCCCTTACGGCAACCGTCAACCGGATGAGATCCGTCGCATCGCCGCAGAGGTGGTGGGCTGGTTGCGGGATCAGCATGTCTCCACGGTGGTGATGGCCTGCAACACCACGAACGCGCTGGCGAGGGATGTGGCCGAGGGCCAGGCCGGGGCCGCGGTGATCGGCCTGATCGGCGCCGCCGCAGCGATGGTGGAAACGCGCCGTGTCGGTGTGCTGGCCACGCCGGCCACCGTTGCCTCCTCGGCCTACCGGGCCAGCATCGAAGCGCTTCACCCCGGTTCGGTGGTGATTGAGCAGGCCTGTCCCGCCTTTGTTCCGTTGATCGAAGCCGGCGACATGAACAGCGACGACCTGCGCCGTGCGGCCCAGGCCTATCTCGAACCCTTGTTGGCGGCTTCAGTCGATTCGATCGTGCTGGGTTGCACCCATTACCCGTTGCTGGTGCCCCTGTTGCGGCAGCTGCTGCCGGAGTCGGTCCTGATCATTGACCCGGCCATCGGCGTCGCTCGTCAATTGGACGCTGTTCTGGGGCCGCCGGAAACGATTGATTCGATCCCATGCTCGTTGTCCTTGGAGAGCTGCCGGTTCTGTGTCACCGCTGACCCTGATGGCTTTGCGATGCGTGCCACCCCCTGGTTGGGCCAGCGGCCTGCCGTCAGCCTCCAGCTGCTGCAGGACTGA